Proteins co-encoded in one Campylobacter ornithocola genomic window:
- a CDS encoding SEL1-like repeat protein — MKKLLILFVCIYAFGFDVCEQRENEALAYIEKHAVGYKNKNFNLSEEKLYKKSFSDCYDKKNKEACLYIYNNFAIDGNFKVESNIFNFIEIMTFVGLILNADKDKKYKEINRLIALDSRNKTSELIDFVLSETSDAKAIKTLKLLKEMNDFIIYQGYACPLYYNDKLQSDIIDMPCACKRNTALLFKPDTMRQVFLNFKLLCDKYKDSVSCGAVGELYENGKGVRIDFKQAKKYHGLACDGGYQLGCDGYKRLMGY, encoded by the coding sequence TTGAAAAAATTACTGATTTTATTTGTATGTATATATGCTTTTGGGTTTGATGTATGTGAGCAAAGAGAAAATGAAGCACTTGCGTATATAGAAAAACACGCCGTTGGTTATAAAAACAAAAATTTTAATCTTTCAGAAGAAAAACTATACAAAAAATCTTTTAGTGATTGCTATGATAAAAAGAATAAAGAAGCTTGTTTATATATTTATAATAATTTTGCTATAGATGGAAATTTTAAAGTTGAGAGTAATATATTTAATTTTATTGAAATAATGACTTTTGTTGGTTTAATTCTTAATGCGGATAAAGATAAAAAGTATAAAGAAATTAATCGCTTGATAGCTTTAGATAGTCGAAATAAAACATCAGAATTGATAGATTTTGTTTTGAGTGAAACTAGTGATGCAAAAGCTATAAAGACACTAAAGCTACTAAAAGAGATGAATGATTTTATCATTTATCAGGGTTATGCGTGTCCTTTGTATTATAATGATAAATTACAATCTGATATAATAGATATGCCTTGTGCTTGCAAAAGAAATACTGCACTTTTATTTAAACCAGATACTATGAGACAAGTTTTTTTAAATTTTAAACTTTTATGTGATAAATATAAAGATAGTGTAAGCTGTGGAGCTGTTGGTGAGCTTTATGAAAATGGAAAAGGTGTAAGGATAGATTTTAAACAAGCAAAAAAATATCATGGCTTAGCTTGTGATGGCGGTTATCAACTTGGTTGTGATGGATATAAAAGGTTGATGGGGTATTGA
- a CDS encoding AAA family ATPase, protein MQKIIIKNLGPIQEAEMILKPFVVFIGKSGSGKSVILRTISMLKWLYKHEWMKSFYEPKLLNSISQEKFNEYLKESMLDTYIDKRTEIAFIDDKTPVIEIKNKEIIIHLIKNKNPIGKIVFINDTRNFLPELFTLPEQRKIKLSYHTDDMIANFIESINELKNFKLNTMKNITFISETEADFNKYYLKYNDIKIPFEQSSSGEKSASILEIICNYFAHEYNIEQKSVKKIILENILNKFITNKNKIQEQYRSIEEEILKQINFLQFLFSQKNKPTLEIFIEEPESNLFPINQMNMAYYLTSLRNAKNKPNIMFSTHSPYILTSLNNILYASMVEQKLQNNKKDDIYKIIDKKNIIDYKDLAVYKIEDGKVESIMDKETNLIDAEYIDTVSDKIMDDYYKIAELDK, encoded by the coding sequence ATGCAAAAAATAATAATTAAAAATTTAGGACCCATACAAGAAGCAGAGATGATCTTAAAACCATTTGTAGTATTTATAGGAAAAAGCGGTAGTGGAAAAAGTGTAATTCTAAGAACCATTAGTATGCTAAAATGGCTATATAAACATGAATGGATGAAATCATTTTATGAGCCAAAATTACTTAACTCTATAAGTCAAGAAAAATTTAATGAATATCTAAAAGAATCCATGCTAGATACTTACATAGACAAAAGAACTGAAATTGCATTTATAGATGATAAAACTCCAGTAATAGAAATAAAAAATAAAGAAATAATTATACATCTAATAAAAAACAAAAATCCAATTGGAAAAATAGTATTTATAAATGATACTAGAAATTTTTTACCAGAATTGTTTACGCTTCCGGAGCAAAGAAAAATCAAATTATCGTATCATACAGATGATATGATAGCAAATTTTATTGAAAGTATCAACGAGCTAAAGAACTTCAAACTAAATACTATGAAAAATATAACATTTATTTCTGAAACAGAAGCAGATTTTAATAAGTATTATTTAAAATATAATGACATTAAAATACCATTTGAGCAATCAAGTTCTGGGGAGAAGAGCGCTAGCATATTGGAAATAATATGTAATTATTTTGCCCATGAATATAATATCGAACAAAAAAGTGTAAAAAAAATTATTCTTGAAAACATATTAAATAAATTTATTACAAATAAAAATAAAATACAAGAACAATACCGGAGCATTGAAGAAGAAATATTAAAACAAATTAATTTTCTTCAATTTCTTTTTTCTCAAAAAAACAAACCGACTTTAGAAATTTTTATAGAAGAACCGGAATCAAATTTATTTCCAATTAATCAAATGAATATGGCTTATTATCTCACAAGCCTTAGGAATGCAAAAAATAAACCGAATATTATGTTTTCAACTCATAGCCCATATATATTAACATCATTAAATAATATTTTATATGCTTCAATGGTTGAGCAAAAACTGCAAAATAATAAAAAAGATGATATTTATAAAATAATTGATAAAAAAAATATTATAGATTATAAAGACTTAGCAGTCTATAAAATAGAAGATGGAAAAGTTGAATCAATTATGGACAAAGAAACAAATCTAATTGATGCTGAATATATAGACACTGTGTCAGATAAAATAATGGATGATTATTATAAAATAGCAGAGTTGGATAAATGA
- a CDS encoding S24 family peptidase — MARKDKTIDYLFNKDKFQFYLRNREKKITYQNLIEILYKHGIEYTEPGIKKWFVKNGRTEPPMGVIKVICDELNIPFDEIITQDIFKNYNQIEFKYYPDVSASAGYGVLAQDINYTSICVDGSFLKEILDIPIKKSYDIIKINGDSMEPLLTHGDFVVIDRSKNTLGTISSADIVIFRQGEDLYCKKIKKEAFCDFIYLVSENKDYKEVKISDFAQCEIIGVVVSKMTVETFKNFIEFVR, encoded by the coding sequence TTGGCAAGAAAAGATAAAACTATAGATTATTTGTTTAATAAAGATAAATTTCAATTTTATTTAAGAAATAGAGAAAAAAAAATAACATATCAAAACTTAATAGAAATTTTATATAAACACGGCATAGAATATACAGAGCCTGGAATAAAAAAGTGGTTTGTGAAAAATGGTAGAACAGAGCCACCTATGGGAGTAATTAAAGTGATCTGTGATGAACTTAACATACCATTTGATGAAATTATCACGCAAGATATATTTAAAAACTACAATCAAATCGAATTTAAATACTATCCTGATGTTTCTGCTTCAGCTGGATATGGAGTTTTAGCACAAGATATAAATTATACTAGTATTTGTGTTGATGGAAGTTTTCTAAAAGAGATTTTAGACATTCCTATAAAAAAAAGCTACGATATTATAAAAATAAATGGCGATAGCATGGAGCCACTTTTAACACATGGAGATTTTGTTGTTATTGATAGAAGCAAAAATACTCTTGGCACTATATCGAGTGCTGATATAGTTATTTTTAGACAAGGCGAAGATCTATATTGTAAAAAAATTAAAAAAGAAGCTTTTTGCGATTTTATTTATTTAGTATCTGAAAACAAAGACTACAAAGAAGTTAAAATTAGCGATTTTGCACAGTGTGAAATCATAGGGGTGGTTGTATCAAAAATGACAGTTGAAACCTTTAAAAATTTTATAGAGTTTGTAAGATGA
- a CDS encoding terminase small subunit, producing the protein MSNKVLTKDELEQKVDEFFATNTPLAQTKEKTIYAPKTIESLAVFLGVTTKTLSIWEKDAEFGEIIQMAKQRCASSIIDHSLIGTYTPSISMFLLKNNHGYVDKQEVVSDSVQKIEIIRSEIKCN; encoded by the coding sequence ATGAGCAATAAAGTATTAACAAAAGATGAGTTAGAGCAAAAAGTTGATGAGTTTTTTGCTACAAATACACCACTTGCCCAAACAAAAGAAAAAACTATTTATGCTCCAAAGACAATAGAAAGTCTAGCTGTATTTTTAGGAGTTACGACAAAAACTCTTAGCATTTGGGAGAAAGATGCAGAATTTGGAGAAATTATTCAAATGGCTAAACAAAGATGTGCTAGCTCTATAATAGATCATTCTTTGATAGGCACTTACACTCCTAGCATAAGCATGTTTTTGCTTAAAAACAATCATGGTTATGTAGATAAACAAGAAGTGGTTAGTGATAGTGTTCAAAAAATAGAAATCATAAGAAGTGAAATTAAATGCAATTAA
- a CDS encoding terminase large subunit domain-containing protein, whose amino-acid sequence MQLKLDFSYTLAQLKVFDDKNPRFITVAKGRRLGFTRGSAKYVIENLLMGLNVLWVDTVQSNLQNYFELYFMPELKKLPKEFYSWSVQDKKLILNNAVLHMRSAERPENIEGFGYDLVILNEAGIILKGSKGEYLWYNAIRPMLLDNPKSRAIIGGVPKGKNLFYELCKKELSDENWKHFQFSSYDNPFLSKEQIKELIEEVGGEDSEVVKQEIYGDFIDNSSAELFALSDIEKSMSAISFDMQKMQGDNIWGLDVARYGDDKSVLVKRKGFVVDEIKKYSGLSISALANVVLAEFNKDKEKPRGIFIDTCGLGVGVYDILSDYGLPVFEANSANSATSNEYLNKRAQMYFTLAKNIKHMQIIKDDELKKDLRMIEYEYSDKGLLKIKAKEQIKKDYGKSPDTSDALALTFFEKLHPKNNTSEDWSYDGW is encoded by the coding sequence ATGCAATTAAAACTTGATTTTTCTTACACTCTGGCACAACTTAAAGTTTTTGATGATAAAAATCCACGCTTCATAACTGTAGCAAAAGGGAGAAGATTGGGTTTTACAAGAGGAAGTGCAAAATATGTAATAGAAAATCTTTTAATGGGGTTAAATGTTCTTTGGGTTGACACGGTTCAAAGCAACTTACAAAATTATTTCGAGCTTTACTTTATGCCTGAGCTAAAAAAACTCCCAAAAGAATTTTATTCTTGGAGCGTTCAAGATAAAAAACTCATTTTAAATAATGCTGTGCTTCATATGAGAAGTGCTGAAAGACCTGAAAATATAGAAGGTTTTGGCTATGATTTGGTAATTTTAAACGAAGCAGGAATTATCTTAAAAGGCTCTAAAGGGGAGTATCTTTGGTACAACGCCATACGCCCTATGTTGCTTGATAATCCTAAATCAAGAGCGATTATAGGTGGAGTTCCTAAAGGAAAAAATCTTTTTTATGAGCTTTGTAAAAAAGAATTAAGTGATGAAAATTGGAAACATTTTCAGTTCTCAAGTTACGATAATCCTTTTTTGAGTAAAGAGCAAATCAAAGAGCTAATCGAAGAAGTAGGTGGAGAAGATAGTGAAGTAGTTAAACAAGAAATTTATGGAGACTTTATAGACAACTCTAGTGCAGAGCTTTTTGCTTTAAGTGATATTGAAAAAAGTATGAGTGCTATTAGTTTTGATATGCAAAAAATGCAAGGAGACAATATATGGGGACTTGATGTAGCAAGATATGGAGATGATAAGAGTGTTTTGGTCAAAAGAAAAGGTTTTGTTGTAGATGAAATTAAAAAATATAGTGGGCTTAGCATTAGTGCTTTAGCAAATGTTGTTTTAGCAGAATTTAATAAAGACAAGGAAAAGCCACGAGGTATTTTTATAGACACTTGTGGGCTTGGAGTTGGTGTATATGATATATTAAGCGATTATGGCTTGCCTGTATTTGAGGCAAATTCTGCAAATTCTGCAACTAGCAATGAATACTTAAACAAAAGAGCACAAATGTATTTTACTTTGGCTAAAAACATAAAACATATGCAAATTATTAAAGATGATGAGCTAAAAAAAGATTTACGCATGATTGAATATGAGTATTCTGATAAGGGGCTTTTAAAGATAAAGGCAAAAGAACAGATAAAAAAAGATTACGGAAAAAGCCCTGATACTAGTGATGCTTTAGCTTTAACTTTCTTTGAAAAATTGCACCCAAAAAACAATACTAGTGAAGATTGGAGTTATGATGGCTGGTGA
- a CDS encoding portal protein — protein sequence MKNKEEKITYLVKLISESKNAYEKYKPYFSALQDAYLLKNEKKEIYEKRNKSCIFIPKINAKIKYLITALNDVYFNSERMADIESYINSDEQIIAMWQRALDFYTGEINLFKLFQPLFLDVLTTGTSIAKVTWHKGMPRIERVGIDEVYFDPNALNNDDISFIVNEIYLSHAQIKQRQKLGFYQKTNIDVHFDKNEEFKKVKLYDIYVKKDDDKWVVSTLLEEELLRDDVVLEDGQPFVWGSMLPQLKTIDNEEYVCAYGEPVMSSALSLQKEINITRNLLIDAMRSALNPKIILQKSAGVSREDLETVGKPIYLTEPSSVGFLPTPNISSSGVNLELLESEITEVTGVSPQNNGAQTAQNETATEISIKAQEGGRRSADYIRSYNETFVEPLFDRFAKLVFKYGNDEFFNNFTREDIPSFRFNIQTGTGAMNKEVRRAGLQASMQVFSQLYQMYMSIGDMQSAYGIVKANEELVKELLPILGIKNVNSLFAFNKGMQ from the coding sequence ATGAAAAATAAAGAAGAAAAAATTACATATTTAGTAAAACTTATAAGTGAAAGTAAAAATGCTTATGAAAAATACAAGCCTTATTTTTCTGCCTTGCAAGATGCATATTTATTAAAAAATGAAAAAAAAGAAATTTATGAAAAAAGAAACAAATCTTGCATCTTTATACCAAAGATTAATGCAAAAATTAAATATTTAATAACTGCTTTAAATGATGTGTATTTTAACAGTGAGAGAATGGCAGATATTGAAAGTTATATTAATTCAGATGAGCAAATTATAGCTATGTGGCAAAGAGCTTTAGATTTTTATACAGGAGAAATTAATTTGTTTAAGCTCTTTCAGCCTTTATTTTTAGATGTTTTAACAACAGGAACATCAATAGCAAAAGTAACTTGGCACAAGGGTATGCCTCGTATTGAAAGAGTTGGTATAGATGAGGTTTATTTTGATCCAAATGCTTTAAATAATGATGATATTAGTTTTATCGTAAATGAGATTTATCTTTCACATGCACAAATTAAGCAAAGGCAAAAATTAGGATTTTATCAAAAGACAAATATAGATGTGCATTTTGACAAAAATGAAGAGTTTAAAAAGGTTAAGTTATATGATATTTATGTGAAAAAAGATGATGATAAATGGGTTGTTTCAACACTTTTAGAAGAGGAATTGCTACGCGATGATGTGGTTTTAGAAGATGGACAGCCTTTTGTTTGGGGGTCAATGCTTCCACAATTAAAAACAATAGACAATGAAGAATATGTGTGTGCTTATGGCGAACCTGTTATGTCAAGTGCATTGTCTTTGCAAAAGGAAATAAATATCACAAGAAATCTTTTAATAGATGCAATGAGAAGTGCATTAAACCCAAAAATAATACTTCAAAAATCTGCCGGAGTTTCAAGAGAAGACTTAGAGACTGTTGGCAAGCCAATATATCTTACAGAGCCTTCAAGTGTTGGTTTTTTGCCAACACCGAATATAAGTAGCTCGGGGGTTAATTTAGAACTCTTAGAGAGTGAAATCACAGAGGTTACTGGTGTTAGCCCACAAAATAACGGCGCGCAAACTGCACAAAATGAAACTGCTACTGAAATTAGCATAAAAGCACAAGAAGGTGGTCGAAGAAGTGCTGATTATATTAGATCATATAATGAGACTTTTGTAGAGCCTTTGTTTGATAGATTTGCAAAACTAGTATTTAAGTATGGAAATGATGAATTTTTTAATAACTTTACAAGAGAAGATATACCTAGTTTTAGGTTTAACATACAAACAGGTACTGGAGCTATGAATAAAGAAGTTAGAAGAGCAGGACTTCAAGCAAGTATGCAAGTATTTTCACAACTTTATCAAATGTATATGAGTATAGGTGATATGCAAAGTGCATATGGAATTGTTAAAGCTAATGAAGAGTTAGTTAAAGAACTTTTACCTATTTTGGGGATAAAAAATGTCAATTCTTTATTTGCTTTCAACAAGGGTATGCAATGA
- a CDS encoding PBECR2 nuclease fold domain-containing protein — MREITQERAQELKNQYAINALADLEDNKKVMNYLNRLKEESTDDIERMEIDNHKEEVYKNTPFFMENIYKYGSKNIKSNIMQTLSDTSGSLGNYNFAKSLLGDEQAQRARAKAQEEVLKSMNQELKKMGVGFIGKDEYNRRYFVSNTGETRELDDNVFMDLWRGVKTNAFEVGGALAGGLVGSKFKPILKAFPGAKKYADEIVGGTIGAMIGSDIDYTKNAALFNKEPSFNDRLANSATAGLLNVGGDLAVLGGAKALSGVKNSFLGVKDGIKTGSAVGKDMIDGIALKGNNLKENIGDRFRKISPNIINDLASQGSETSKAYAKELIESGNGNYDDILQKSRTIPLEVNQGNAFADFAAKKAQSMANMSKNNLVKNISQKSADILTAISKNIGSKETALSHQELLNMSFMDNDLANVLAQTIKDKPELANKLLNALSSSDKALLDELGISDDIGAKILYDLKESRAKRAYDEFGAGLDKLEKLNPNGVEIDKQIFRELADNAGVYSEATPTIVRSFLKRLDSGELDGKSVKQIYDEVSAISDKLKGEQSYNYKEFLNSVKNELLNSLVENSSNPKLAKEILEKTRSDYAKFKKYYDSEVGKKLDGSEEDISKKLNKLINNTNDNKNYEAITKGLNPQEIAVIDEEFIKRNIAKYTKEFDGKKVLDYESFLESTKHFNPKSETGKIKMETLKAMGRLRKNMKPIYQSLATTKMEKQGKSIATTIDGRAMMMFINQFSDYIAFYFGGIFGLGKQAGMRIQYRRMVNNINNFQDFKTQTKEFINSIKDKYIKEQAQKLDAEFKAKVKDLIKGDNFYMDKPDPKSAKSDLNVSLNLNDDVIKKLNINVNELKANLHTLRKKHPEMFKTKGKVARVIKEIIDNPNRYYKNDRLDISLIAKDLQDGKIGKMGIVNQGENVGSVAHLNVSSDKNKEIRRLENRNKKNLGVGSTTPTLRSTDKQGETSNGANALSLSSLNSTQDKPKENLINGNGFYMDKPDPKDSSLKFIGKNGKEYIIDKNARSEWMKTFNLKSIDDDYIPNMPKEVKMALKDREIKLTKGSLLKLVERDRIKYIPHIKDTLENPQVVLRDKDDFVFIKNIDNQTYFTSIGKDYETHLTIISNSPKKQNNIRNKMKNAKVVYYNNARALPTSRASSETKQVSFSNGNSTQDKPKENLIEKLKEDRKNKKSVKEKLDEKIKNQKESDEDKWKRFDDFLKENKDYNLDVMGNLDVVTREFILNAKKKTHKGKKADIPDLMRSKIENELNIKPLKEFGKNYAEYYHDGKGALQKLLIEKQGQVAGAFHRKDLGDIDLVWGEVTDEIKHKGYGLAHIIDKHPDLDLKLISEIIKNGKLIKDNKGRIRIQFDNKVVGIKDNWKGDKTNAWIVTSYELQ; from the coding sequence ATGAGAGAGATAACACAAGAGCGAGCACAAGAATTAAAAAATCAATATGCAATAAATGCTTTAGCTGATTTAGAAGATAATAAAAAAGTAATGAATTATCTAAATAGACTAAAAGAAGAAAGCACTGATGATATAGAACGAATGGAGATTGATAACCATAAGGAAGAAGTTTATAAAAACACACCTTTTTTTATGGAAAATATCTACAAATATGGAAGTAAAAACATAAAATCAAACATTATGCAAACACTATCAGACACTAGTGGCTCTTTGGGAAATTATAATTTTGCTAAATCTTTACTTGGTGATGAGCAAGCACAAAGAGCAAGAGCTAAAGCTCAAGAAGAAGTATTAAAATCAATGAACCAAGAGCTAAAGAAAATGGGTGTGGGTTTTATAGGTAAAGATGAATATAATAGAAGATATTTTGTATCAAATACTGGAGAAACTAGGGAGCTTGATGATAATGTGTTTATGGACCTTTGGCGTGGAGTTAAAACTAATGCTTTTGAAGTAGGTGGTGCTCTTGCTGGTGGTTTAGTTGGTAGTAAATTTAAGCCTATTTTAAAAGCTTTTCCTGGTGCTAAAAAGTATGCCGATGAGATTGTAGGTGGAACTATTGGAGCTATGATAGGAAGTGATATAGACTATACTAAAAATGCTGCTTTATTTAACAAAGAGCCAAGTTTTAATGATAGATTGGCAAATAGTGCAACTGCAGGACTTTTAAATGTTGGTGGAGATTTGGCTGTTTTAGGTGGTGCTAAGGCTTTAAGTGGTGTTAAAAACTCATTTTTAGGAGTTAAAGATGGTATAAAAACAGGGTCAGCTGTTGGCAAAGATATGATAGATGGGATAGCCCTTAAGGGAAATAATCTAAAAGAAAACATAGGGGATAGGTTTAGAAAAATAAGCCCTAATATTATAAATGATTTAGCTTCACAAGGCAGTGAAACTTCAAAAGCTTACGCAAAAGAACTAATAGAAAGTGGAAATGGAAACTATGATGATATACTACAAAAATCAAGAACTATACCTTTAGAAGTTAATCAAGGCAATGCGTTTGCAGATTTTGCAGCCAAAAAAGCTCAAAGTATGGCCAATATGTCAAAAAATAATCTTGTAAAAAATATTTCTCAAAAGAGTGCAGATATTTTAACCGCAATAAGCAAAAATATAGGCTCAAAAGAAACAGCACTTAGCCACCAAGAACTTTTAAATATGTCTTTTATGGATAATGATTTAGCTAATGTATTAGCCCAAACTATAAAGGACAAACCGGAACTTGCAAATAAACTTTTAAATGCCTTATCATCTAGCGACAAGGCTCTTTTAGATGAGCTAGGCATAAGTGATGATATTGGTGCAAAAATTTTATACGATTTAAAAGAGAGTAGAGCTAAAAGAGCTTATGATGAATTTGGTGCAGGCTTAGATAAGCTTGAAAAATTAAACCCAAATGGAGTAGAAATTGATAAACAAATATTTAGAGAATTAGCTGATAATGCAGGGGTTTATAGTGAGGCAACTCCGACTATTGTTAGAAGTTTTTTAAAAAGATTAGATAGTGGAGAACTAGATGGAAAAAGTGTTAAGCAAATTTATGATGAAGTTAGTGCTATTAGTGACAAACTAAAAGGCGAGCAATCTTATAATTATAAAGAATTTTTAAATAGTGTTAAAAACGAGCTTTTAAACTCCTTAGTTGAAAACTCAAGCAATCCTAAACTTGCAAAAGAAATTTTAGAAAAAACAAGATCTGACTATGCTAAATTCAAAAAATATTATGATAGTGAAGTTGGTAAAAAGCTAGATGGTAGCGAAGAGGATATAAGTAAAAAATTAAACAAACTCATCAACAATACAAATGATAATAAAAATTATGAAGCTATAACTAAAGGCTTAAATCCGCAAGAAATAGCGGTAATTGATGAAGAATTTATAAAAAGAAACATTGCAAAATACACAAAAGAGTTTGATGGTAAAAAAGTTTTAGATTATGAAAGCTTTTTAGAAAGTACTAAGCATTTTAATCCAAAGAGTGAAACTGGGAAAATCAAAATGGAAACCTTAAAAGCTATGGGGCGACTTAGAAAAAATATGAAACCAATATACCAGTCTTTAGCTACAACAAAAATGGAAAAACAAGGCAAAAGCATAGCTACAACTATAGATGGCAGGGCTATGATGATGTTTATTAATCAATTTAGTGATTATATAGCTTTTTATTTTGGGGGAATATTTGGGCTTGGAAAACAAGCAGGAATGAGAATACAATATCGCCGTATGGTAAATAACATTAATAACTTTCAAGATTTTAAAACACAAACAAAAGAGTTTATCAATAGCATAAAGGATAAGTATATTAAGGAGCAGGCTCAAAAGTTAGATGCCGAATTTAAAGCTAAAGTTAAAGATTTAATCAAAGGCGATAACTTTTATATGGACAAGCCTGATCCTAAAAGTGCAAAAAGTGATTTAAATGTATCTCTTAATTTAAATGATGATGTAATAAAAAAATTAAATATAAATGTTAATGAATTAAAAGCAAATTTACACACTCTAAGAAAAAAACACCCTGAAATGTTTAAAACAAAAGGAAAAGTAGCAAGGGTTATAAAAGAGATTATAGATAATCCAAATAGATATTATAAAAATGATAGGTTAGATATATCACTCATAGCAAAAGACTTACAAGATGGAAAAATAGGTAAAATGGGTATAGTTAATCAAGGCGAAAATGTGGGTAGCGTAGCTCACCTAAATGTTTCTAGTGATAAAAACAAGGAAATAAGAAGGCTTGAAAATAGAAATAAAAAGAACTTAGGGGTGGGGTCGACTACTCCCACACTTCGCTCAACTGATAAACAGGGCGAAACGTCGAATGGTGCAAATGCACTTTCCCTAAGTAGTCTTAATTCTACCCAAGATAAGCCTAAAGAAAACTTAATTAACGGAAATGGTTTTTATATGGACAAGCCTGATCCTAAGGATAGTTCTTTAAAATTTATAGGCAAAAATGGTAAAGAATATATTATAGATAAAAATGCCAGAAGCGAATGGATGAAAACTTTTAATCTTAAAAGTATTGATGATGATTATATCCCTAATATGCCAAAAGAAGTAAAAATGGCTTTAAAAGATAGAGAAATAAAGCTTACTAAGGGGAGTTTATTAAAACTAGTTGAAAGAGATAGAATTAAATATATACCACATATAAAAGATACTTTAGAAAATCCACAAGTAGTCTTAAGAGATAAGGATGATTTTGTATTTATTAAAAACATAGATAACCAAACTTATTTTACAAGCATAGGTAAAGATTATGAAACGCATTTAACTATAATTAGCAATTCGCCTAAAAAGCAAAATAATATAAGAAATAAAATGAAAAATGCTAAAGTAGTGTATTATAATAATGCGAGAGCCTTACCGACATCTAGGGCATCTTCAGAGACAAAACAAGTGTCGTTCTCTAATGGAAATTCTACCCAAGATAAACCTAAAGAAAACTTAATTGAGAAATTAAAGGAGGATAGGAAAAACAAGAAAAGCGTTAAAGAAAAACTTGATGAAAAAATCAAAAATCAAAAAGAGAGCGATGAGGATAAATGGAAAAGATTTGATGATTTTTTAAAAGAGAATAAAGACTATAATCTTGATGTTATGGGTAATTTAGATGTTGTCACTAGAGAATTTATACTCAATGCTAAAAAAAAGACACATAAGGGTAAAAAAGCTGATATACCTGATCTAATGCGTTCTAAAATAGAAAATGAATTAAACATCAAACCTTTAAAAGAATTTGGAAAAAATTACGCAGAGTATTACCATGATGGAAAGGGTGCTTTGCAAAAATTACTCATTGAAAAACAAGGACAAGTAGCAGGTGCTTTTCATAGAAAAGACTTAGGGGATATTGACTTGGTCTGGGGAGAAGTAACAGATGAGATAAAACATAAAGGCTATGGTTTAGCTCATATTATCGATAAACACCCTGATCTAGATTTAAAGCTAATATCTGAAATTATTAAAAATGGCAAATTGATAAAAGATAATAAGGGTAGAATTAGAATACAATTTGATAATAAAGTTGTCGGTATAAAAGATAATTGGAAGGGAGATAAAACAAATGCATGGATAGTTACAAGCTATGAATTACAATAA
- a CDS encoding type II toxin-antitoxin system PemK/MazF family toxin translates to MNYFGSKNKNQVALLSQIRSFDTKRIVSHYNGKIKKEDLEKIKEKITKNIISPH, encoded by the coding sequence ATTAATTATTTTGGAAGTAAAAATAAAAATCAAGTTGCATTACTATCTCAAATAAGGTCTTTTGATACAAAAAGAATAGTAAGTCACTATAATGGTAAAATCAAAAAAGAAGATTTAGAAAAGATAAAAGAAAAAATAACTAAAAATATAATATCCCCGCATTAA